GATGGTGGGCATTTTGGGCGCGGGGGTGAGCCGCATCGTGCACGAGATCTTTGAGGCGGACACGTTGCTGGGCGTGAGTTCGGTCGCGGAGGTGTTCTGGGCGCTGCTGGCGCTACAGGTGGTGGCAATGCGCGCCGTGCGCAGCGAGCGGGCCGCCCGCGGCGGGAGCGGAGGGGGAGCATGATTCTGGCGGTCGCATGGTGGGTGCTTGCCGCATTGGTGGCCTACACGTATGTGGGGTATCCGGCCCTCTTGGGCATCCTCGCCCGCATTCGGCCCAAGCCGCTCCCGCGCGCCGAAATCCAGCCCACCGTGTCGCTCATCATCGCCGCGCACAACGAGGAGATGTGCATCCGCGACAAGTTGGAGAACTCGCTGGCCCTGGCGTATCCGCGCGACAAGTTGGAGATTCTGGTCGCTTCGGATGCTTCCACAGACCGCACCAACGAGATCGTGGCCGAGTTCGCGGAGCGCGGCGTTCGGCTCAATGCCATCCCCGAGCGACGCGGCAAGTCGTATGCGCAGAACCGGACGGTGGAGATGGCGACGGGCGAGGTGCTGGTGTTCTCGGACGCCAACTCCATGTACGAGCCGGACGCGGTGGCGAAGTTGGTGCGGAATCTGGCCGATGCTTCGGTCGGGTACGTGAGCGGCGAACTCCGATACCGCAAGCCGCGCTCGGCCATCGGGGCAGGCGAGGGGCTGTACTGGCGCTACGAGACCTGGATCAAGCGCAAGGAGAGCGAGACCGGCAACATCATCAACGGCAACGGCGCTATCTACGCGGTGCCGCGCCGCCATTTCGTGCCGGTGCCCGATCACACCGGCGCCGATCTGTGGCTTCCGTTGACGCAGATTCGCCGCGGGCTGCGCACGGTGCACGAGGCCGAGGCCGTCGCCTACGAGGAGACTTCCCTCACTGCCGCCGACGAATACGGGCGCAAACACCGTAGCACCGTGCGCGTGCTGCACGTGCTCACCGAGCACGCGGGCGTGCTCAACCCGTTTCGCTACGGCTTGACCTCGCTCAAACTTCTCTCGCATCGCTATCTGCGCTACGTGGTGCCCTATCTCATCGTGGCGCTGTTGGTGGTGAACGCATTTCTCCTGTCGTCGGTCTTCTTCCGCGTTACGATGGGGCTTCAGTTGGCGTTCTACGCGGCGGCGTTGGTCGGGGCCTGGCTGCAAAAACGGGGCAAGCGCGTTCTCCTCTTCTACGTTCCCTACTACTTCTGCGTTGTGAATCTGGCGGCGGTGCAGGGGGCTTTGCGGTTCCTGCGCGGCGAACGGGTGCGGGTCTGGGAGAAGGCGGCCACAACGCGCATCCGCACCGACAAGGAGGGCCCATGAGCGCGCCTGTGGATGACCGCACGCTCGTCTCGCGCCCGCGGGCGGCCTGGGCTTCGTGGGCGGCGCTTGCCATTTTGCTCGTGCTGCTGCTCTATCCGTCGCCCGCCTTCCCCTGGTCGCCGCTGGACGTTGAGCCCTCGGACATCGTGGAAGCCGACTACCGCGAGATCGGCGCGTTCCTCCAGGCCAACACCCCGCCCGACGCCGTCGTCGCCAGCGATGCCTACTGGCTGGTCTCGTGGTACGGCGACCGCACCAGTTTGTGGTTTCCCGTGGACACGGAGGCGCTGGCGGAGATAGAGCGGCGCTTTGTGCGCGTGGACGCAGTCTTCCTCACGCCCACGTACCTGAACGCCGCGGCGAAGACCAATCCCGTTTGGCGCAACCTCTACGCCAAGCCCAAAGCCTTCGGCGAATTCCAGGTCATCAAGGAGTACGTTAGCACCCACGGGTTGCGGGCGGTGCTCTTCCTGAAGCAGGAGACGCGGCCATGAGGCATCGGCGCTGGGAGACCTGGCTGCTTGCGATTCTCGTTGTGCTGGTTGCGGGCCTCGCCCTGTACGCCTACGGCGCGCGCGCGTTCACCCGCATCTCGTCGCCGGACGCCATGCGCTACGCCTCGGTCGCCAGGGCCTACCTGCGGGGCGAGGGGTTCGCCTGGAATCAGTACCTGCCCTACGAACTGGCGACGGAGGGCTACAACCCCGCGAAACGCTATCCCCATTTCCTGCATCCGCTGGTCATCGCGGGGGCCATGCGCCTGTTCGGAGAGAGCGACAGAGCGGTGGCGCTGGCGTCGGCGCTGCCGACCGTATTGGCGGCGCTGTTGGTGTTCGCGCTGGGCCGCAGGTGGTTTGACCTGCGGGTTGGGTTCGTGGCGGCGCTGGCCTTCGCCCTGAACGCCGATACGCTGTACTACGGATTGTCGGGGCTTACGGAGCCGCTGTTCACGGTGGTGCTGCTGGCATGCGTGTTCTGCTATGCACGGGGGCTGGGCTTGCCCGGGCGCGCGGGCATGGCGTGGATGGCGGCGGCTGGGGCGGTGCTGGGCCTGGGACAGGCCGTGCGGCCGGTGGGCGTGTTGTACGCCCTGCCCTTTGCGCTCGTGGCGCTGATTGCGAAGGGGCCGCGCTGGCAACGGGCAGGCGCGTTCGTGCTGGGCTTCGCGCTCCTATTCGCGCTCACGACATGGGTTGGCGCGGGGCGCTTCCTTCCGGTGGGAGACCCGTCCTTTGGCCTGCTGACGGGCGTTGGCGAGTTCAAAGAGAAGTACGACTTCCATCGGATGCTGGCGTTGCCCGCCGACCCCTGGGCCTACGTCTTCGCGCACTGGGGGGACTTCTGGGGTAAGGTCCTGTCGTCGGCCCATCACTATGTCAAAGACATCCTGCTGGTCCTCGGGAGCGGTAGCGCTGTCATCGGGGCGCTGTTTGTGGCGTCCTTGCTGGTGCGCTACCGCGACGACGCCCTGAACAAGATGCGCCTGTTGCTGTTGTTGCTCATGGCGGCGCAGTTGGGCGTCAACCTGCTCCTGTGGCCCACGGATCGGTATTTCTTCCCATTCTTGCCGCTGGTGGTGCTGTTCGCCGGCGACTACCTGTGGCGCATCATGGATACGCTGCGCATGCCGTCGCAGAAGGAAAGGACACAAGGGCTGTGATCAGTGTGGTGATTCCCGCGTACAACGAGGAACAGGCCATCGGCGACGACCTGCGGGCGGTGCAGGCGGCGATGGACAGCACGGGGCTGGAGTACGAGATCATCGTCGTGGACGACGGCTCCACCGACCGCACGGCGGAGATCGCGCGCGGGTTCCCCAACGTGCGGCTCATCTCGCATCTCCGCAACCGAGGCACAGGCGCGGCCCGCACCACGGGCGTGAAGGCCGCGCGCGGCGACATCATCGTGATGACGGACGCCGACGGCACGTATCCGAATCACGACATGCCGCGACTCCTCGCCGCGCTGGAGGGGTACGACATGGTCATCGGCGCGCGGAAGAAAGAGGCCGGCACGATGCGCTGGCTCCGCACGCCCGCCAAGACCTTCATCCGACTCTTGGCGTCCTATCTCACGGCGACGCGGATTCCGGATTTGAATTCGGGCTTCCGCGCCTTTCGCAAAGCCCCCGTCATGCGGTTTCTGAACGTCCTGCCCGCCACGCATTCCTGGGTCAGCACCATCACCATCGCGTTCCTCACCAACGGCTACACGGTCAACTTCATTCCCATTGACTACTACCCGCGCAAGGGGCGCTCCACGTTCCACCCCCTGCGCGACACGTACAACTACCTGACGCTCGTGGTGCGCGCCATCGTGTACTTCAACCCGCTCAAGGTGTTCCTGCCCATCAGTTTGTTTCTGCTGCTGTTCGGGGGCGCAAAGGTGATCTACGACATCATCACCTACAACTGGCACTTCGCGCCCTCTACCGTTACGCTGATTCTGACGGGGGTGCAGGTCGGCGCGCTGGGGATGCTGGCGGATTTGATCGTCAAGCGGCTCAACGGGCCGCAGGGCGGCGCGGGTGAGTGAGTGGGGTCGGCTCGTTTCCCTGGCGCGACGCCGCGCCGAGTCGCCTGAAGCCTACAGGCGGTTTCAGGCGCAGCAGGGGCGGATGGTCCTGGCCCGCCTGGAGGCCAAAGGCTTGAGCGTCGCGGGCCGCCGCGTGCTGGACCTGGGATGCGGCCTGGGGGGATACACAGAGGCGCTGCGCGAGCGGGGCGCGTGGGTTGTGGCCGCCGACCTGTCCGCGCGCACCCTGGCGGAACTGGACAGCACGTCGCCGCGGGTGTGCGCCGACGCGCTGGCCCTGCCGTTCGCGGACGATACGTTTGACCTGGTGTTCTGCGCGAGCCTGATAGAGCATGTGGACGACGGCCCCGCGCTGCTGCAAGGGGTGCTGCGCGTGGTGCGCGCCGGCGGATACGGCTACGTGAGTTTTCCCCCGTTCTACAGCCCGCGGGGCGGCCATCAGTTTGCGCCCTATCACTTGCTGGGCGAGCGCGTCGCCACGTGGCTCTACCTGCTTACGCGCGCCCGCCGGATTCCGGCGTGGCAGCGGAGCATCGTGGCCGAGGGCGGTTCGTACAGCCGCGCGTACCACGGGTTTGGGCTTCACCGCGTAACCATCGCCGCGGCCCGACGGTGGGCCGTCCATGCGGGTTGGGAAGTGGTATCTCTGTCCACGCGATTCTCGCCGGTGAACACGGCCCGATGGCTGGTCATCGGCGAGTTCCTCACCTGGCACGCAGAGTTTTTGCTTCGGAAGCCGCCATGATTCTGTTCATCACGCGGAAGTACCCGCCGTCGGTGGGCGGGATGGAGAAACTGAGTTATGAGATGACCCGCGCCGTGAGCGCCATCGTTCCGGCCCGCGTGATCGCGTGGCGCGGGCCGCGCTGGGGATGGCCGCTGTTCGCGGCGATGGCCTTCGCGCGCGGCCTGTGGGCGTGCATGACCGGCCCCGTGCGCTTCATCCACGTGAGCGATCCGGTGCTGGCGCCGTTGGGCCTGGCCCTGGCACGCCTGACGGGCCGCAGGTGGGGTCTCACCGCTCACGGGCTGGACATCCTGTACCCGCGGCGAATCTACCAGGCGGTGGTGCTCCCGTGCGTGCGCCGCGCGGATGTGGTTGTCGCCATCAGCCAGGCCGCGCGCGAAGCGTGTCTCGCGAAGGGCGTGGCCCCCGCCCGCTGCCGCGTGATTCCCATCGGCGTGCACGCGCCGGAGGAGCCGCCCGACCGCTACCTGGCGCGTGAGCGGCTTCGCCTGGCGCTGGCCCTGGAACTCCGCGACCGCCCCGTGCTCCTGATCGTCGGGCGGCTGGTGCCGCGCAAGGGCGTGGCCTGGTTTGTGTGCCAGGTGTTGCCCTTGCTGGCCCAGGTGCAGCCCGACGCGATTTGCCTCGTTGTGGGGGATGGCCCCGAGCGGCACACCGTGCGCCGCATCATCCGCGAGGGCAAGATGCACGAGCGCGTGGTGCTCCTGGGGCGCGTGTCGGATACGATCCTGGCCGACCTGTACGCGGCCGCCACGCTGTTCCTGATGCCCAACGTCCCCGTGCCTGGCGACATGGAGGGATTTGGCATCGTGGCGTTGGAGGCGGCGTCGCGCGGGCTGCCCGTGGTGGCCTCGCGGCTGGAGGGCATTCCCGACGCGGTGGTGGACGGCGAGAACGGCGTGCTTGTTCCGCCGCTGGACGCGCAGGCTTGGGTGTCGGCGATCCACCGTCTGCTCTCCGATGGCGCGGCGCGGGCAGACCTGGCGGCGCGGGCGCGGGAGTTCACACGGTCGCGCTACCGCTGGGATACCCTGGCGCGGGAGTACGTCCGGGCCTTCGGGTTGGAATCCGAGCGCGGGCAGGCCCAGTGGGATGAGGCCTACCTTCACGTGCGGCGCGGCGAAGGGCGCAGACTCCGACGGCTGCGCGCCTTCGGGTTCTCGCCCGAATGGCGGATTCTGGACTACGGGTGCGGCGACGGCATCAATACGCGCCTGCTGGTCGGCTTGGGCTGCCGCCGCGTGGTGAGCATGGACTATTCGCTGCGCCTGCTCCGTGCGGGCCGCCCGCCCTGCCCCGTGGCAGCCGACGGGATGCGCATGCCCTTCGCCGATGGCGCGTTTGACGCCGTGCTGGTGGACGGCGTGCTGCATCACCTGGACGCACAGGCGGCGCTCGCCGAGATCGCCCGCGTGCTGCGCCCTGGGGGGATGCTGGGCGTGGTGGAGCCGGCCGGGTCGTGGGCGCGCCGTGCGTTGGACGCGCTCACCTTCTCGCCGCTGGGCTTGCTGTGGAGCGAGACGCGGCACCGACGCACGAGCCTGGCCGAGGAGTGGGCTACGTACCAGGCATGGCTGCAGGTGGAACGCGCCCTGCCGGACTGGGTGCGGGCCGCGGGGCTGGAGGTTCGCTCCGTGCGCCGTACCGCGCTGAATGTGATGCTTGTGGCCGTGCGTCCAGGCCCGGCCGCGCAAGAGGACGCGAGGTAGTTCAAGAGCAGCGCAAAGACCCCAAGCGTCTCCGAGACTCTTGGGGTCTTCACACTCGTGGGGTGCTTGACCTCACCTATCTCCTTCCACGCCCTCCCCTTCCCTTACTGCGCGCGAAGAGGGAAGGGCCGGGGTGGAGATGCGTGAGGTCAAGCGTGTAGGGTAGCTTTCCATACCCGCCGGAGGGAGAGGGCAGGCACGGAAACCTGCCCCGACGCACTGCCTTATTCTCGCCCCAGGACGGCAATGCGCCCAAGGGCCTCCCCTCGTTGACAAACGCGGCGCACCTGTGTTACGATACCCTCGCAGGTTTGGACGCATACATAGGGGGTGCGTCGTGAGGCGACCGGTCGCGCGGGGTCCGTATAGGGCTGCCATCAGAATCACAAGCGGAGCGCTGGTATCTGGCGCGGCCTGGACGGACGTCCTCCGCCGCTGGCGGGATGAGGCTGCCAGCGCGTTGGACAATGCGGGAAGGCTGCTCGGGGGAATGTGGGCGCGCCATCACCCCTCGGCTGCGACTGTTCTGCGCCTGCCTTTGGTGCGCCATTTCTCGGCCTGGTATGCCGCGCAGCCCAATTACGTGCAGATGGGCCTCAACGTCATCTCGCTCGCCATGGCATTGCTGCTGGCCGTGGCCGCGGGGTATCTCGGCTTGCGCCCGCCCTCCGCGCTCACGGCCAAGGCCCAGGCCCCCACGCACGAGTTGGCCGCCATCCTGTACGGGTGGATGGATCAGCGGCCCGCCCTGCCGTCCGCCGACTGCGGCCCATTTGAACCCGCTGCCGCATGTCGGGCGCGGCAGGCCGCCGACGTCGCGCAGTGGGAAAGCCGCTTTGCCGAGTACGTGCGCATAATCCAGGCGGAACAGGAGCGCGCGGAGTGGGTTCACGATGGCAAGGACTTCCCCACCTACAACCGAGACACTGGCGTTATCACCTTCACGCTCGCTTTGCAAGGCGCGGTGCGGGCCGACGAGAAGAATTGTCTCCCGTTCCGAATCATCGCGCAGGTGCCTTCGGGGATCACCACAGGCCCCTGGCCCGACCAGGGGGGCCAAGCGAAGGCCAACACGGACATACGGCAACGATTGCGGGAGGTGGCCGTCAAGCCCAAACCGTTCCCGCACCCATGCCTGCGCACGGCGCAGTGGACGGCGTGGGCGCGCGTGGAACCCGAGACGGCGCAGGTGTGGGCGGCCTGGGCCAAGGACAAGGGCTGGAAACTGGAGATGTTCTTCCACCTGGACAACGCGGAATGCCCCCTCGCGCCCAACTGGGACGAGGACGCTCGCCTGACCAAGCAGGACTTTGCCGAGGAGCAGCGCATCTGGCTGTGGGTAGATGAGGTGCGGCTGGCCATCGGCGACGCGATCGTGCAGCGGTGGCGGTGAGGCGCATGAGACCAGGGGCGAAGACCCTGCGGGTGTTGACCCTCAGCGACGAGGTGGTGCAATCCATCCACACTCCCGCCGTGCGCGAGCGCTTCGGCGACGTGGACATCGTCATCGGCTGCGGCGACCTCCCGCACGAGTACCTGGAATACGTGGTGAGCGTCCTGAACAAACCCCTGTTCTTCGTGCGCGGCAACCACACCTGCGTCGTGGAATACTCGGAGACCGGCGAACGCCCCCTTGTCCATGGCGGCGTGAACCTGCATCGCCGCGTCGTCAACTACCACGGGTGGCTGATCGCAGGCGTGGAGGGGAGCGTGCGCTACAATCGGGGGATGTTCCAGTACACGCAGATGGAGATGTGGGGGCACGTGCTGCGCCTTGTGCCGGCCCTCCTGCGCAACCGCATCCGGTACGGCCGCTACCTGGACGTTTTCGTTACGCACGCCCCACCGTGGGGTATTCACGACCAGCCCGACCCCGCGCATCGCGGCATCAAGGCGTTCCGCTGGTTTGTGCGGGCCTTTCGCCCTGCGGTGCACTTTCACGGTCACAGCCACGTGTACCGCTCGGACACGATCACGGAGACGCAGTTCCACGCCACGCGCGTGATCAACACGTACCCCTATCGGGAGACGGAACTGGGACATCCTACGACGCGGCCTGCCCTGCCACAGTTTGCAGGCGGCCGCCAGAAGCGAGGCACACGATGACCTTGGACCATCTAGCCCAAGAGGACTTTCAGCGCGCCCGAAGCAAAGCCTTCTGGAATCGGATCGTGGGCTGGCTCATGGGCGAACAAACCGACTTGCTCCCGCTGGACGCCGTCAAGGCGCACCTGCCCCTCCAGGGGCAGCACGACCTCGGCCTTCAGGCCGTGCCCATCCGCCAGATTGTCGGCAGCGAGAGCCGCTACCGCGACTTTGACCGCGCCTTCCTCCCGCGCCAGACGCACACGCGCGACCGTTGGGTTAACATTGATCGGCTGCACTACCAGCAGGTTGAATTGCCACCGGTGAGTCTGTACAAGGTTGGCGACATCTACTTCGTGCGCGACGGCAACCATCGCGTTTCCGTCGCCCGCGAACGCGGCCAGGAATTCGTGGACGCCTACGTAACCGAACTGGCCACGCCCGTGCCCCTGACCCCGGATACAGATTTGCACAGCCTCATCCTGGAGCAGGAGCGGGTCATTTTCCTCCAGCAGACCGGACTGGATAGAATACGGCCCGACGCGGATGTGCGCCTGACCCTCCCCGGCCAGTACGCGAAACTTGCCGAGCATATCCAGGTGCACCGCTGGTTTCTCGGCCAGGAGCGCGGCGGAGACGTGCCCTACGAGGAAGCCGTGGCGTCATGGTACGATCACGTGTACCTGCCGCTGGTGCAGATTATTCGCGAGCATCAGATTCTGAACGAGTTCCCAGGCCGCACCGAGGCCGACCTCTACCTGTGGATCATTGAACACAGTTGGTATCTGCGCGAGGCGGGCGGCGAGATTCCCATGGAGCAGGCAGCCACCGACTTCGCCCGCGCCTATTCCCGCAGGCTGCTCACCAAACTCAAGAACCTTCTGCGACGTGCCGCTCGCAAGCGATGAGATTTTCGGCCTGCATGGGAAGGGCCGCCGCGCAGTGGGGCCGGCCCTGCGTTCGGGCCTGCGAGGCCCGCGAGATTCCAGGAGGTGAGGCATGGTCATATCCAGTTCGTCCATGGAGCGGACGGCGCAGACCGCCGCCAAGTTGGAGGCAGTCAAGACGCTAGACCGCCTGGTGGAGGAAGGCGCGAAGACTCCGGAGGAAGTGGCCGCGGAGAGGGAGCGCCTGCTGAAACAACCCGCCCGCAAGCGATGGCGGGTGAACATGCGCGTCCTGCTGGGAACGCTGCTGTTCATTGCCTTGGCGATGGCGGCGTTGCGGGCGGCTGCCGAGCCGAACGGCCTGGCTTGGCTGTTCGCCGTGGTCCCTGCGGCAGCCGTGGCCGGAGACATCGCCACCGTGCTGGGGCCGCTGCTCGCCGTGTCGGTGGCGGTGGAGCGGCTCCTGGAGACCGCATTTGACGCCTTTGAGCAGTCGTCGCGGGCGGTGGCCGATGTGCTGGCGGCCCCCAAGGAGGCGCTGGACTGGATCGGGCGCGAATACCAGGCCGCATACGAGGCGGCTGCGGCAGCGGCAAGCGCGGTCGGGGAGGGAGCGTCCGACGAGGCGCTGGCCCGGCTGGCCGCCGCCGAATCGCGCCTGGCGCAGGCCGAGGCCCGCGTGCGCGCCTGGACCTCCGCGCCGGAATACATCGCCTGGAAGCGCGCGTTGTGCATCTGGGCCGGCCTGGTCGTGGGGTTGGGCGTGGCCATCTTCGGCGACCTGGGGATGCTGCACATCATCGGGGCCCCGACCCCGCGCCTGCTGGACATGATCGTTACGGGCTTGGTCATCGGCGCTGGCCCCGGGCCGATGCACGCGCTCATCGGCATCATCCAGAGCGGCAAGGACGCGGCCAACAACCTGGCGGATCTGGCGAAGAGCAAAGCGGCGGAACTGAAGGCGGCCGCCGACGCGCTGAAGAAGTAGCGTACAGGCTGCCGCGCCCTTATTCCAGACCCTGCGACAGCGACGGGAAGCGGTCGGCGATGCGCGCCAACACGTTGCGGGCCTCAACGGGCGTCAGTCCTGCGCCGAAGCGCACCGCGCTGCCGCCGTAGTCAAACGTCAGCGCGCCGGCCCACGGCCCTCGGGAACCGCCGTAGTCCTCGGAAACGCGCAGGCGGTCCACGTAGGCCGCCTCATACCGCTTGCGCGGGCCGATGCCCAGCACGGCCTTCTGGATGGTCAGCGACTCGCCGTCAATGACGACGACTTCCTTGCCCGCCAGGTTCCACAGCCAGACGAGCAGGGCGAACCCGCCGCCCACGGTCCACAGCGCAAGCCAGATGCCGATGAAGAGCAGGCCGGCCCCGCTGCCCATGTCGGGCGCTCGCCCCGCCAGGATGGCGGCCAGGCCCTCCACGAGTGTGGCTCCCACGACGAGTTCGCCCGT
The Chloroflexota bacterium DNA segment above includes these coding regions:
- a CDS encoding class I SAM-dependent methyltransferase, producing MSEWGRLVSLARRRAESPEAYRRFQAQQGRMVLARLEAKGLSVAGRRVLDLGCGLGGYTEALRERGAWVVAADLSARTLAELDSTSPRVCADALALPFADDTFDLVFCASLIEHVDDGPALLQGVLRVVRAGGYGYVSFPPFYSPRGGHQFAPYHLLGERVATWLYLLTRARRIPAWQRSIVAEGGSYSRAYHGFGLHRVTIAAARRWAVHAGWEVVSLSTRFSPVNTARWLVIGEFLTWHAEFLLRKPP
- a CDS encoding glycosyltransferase, whose product is MAGHRRVPHLARRVFASEAAMILFITRKYPPSVGGMEKLSYEMTRAVSAIVPARVIAWRGPRWGWPLFAAMAFARGLWACMTGPVRFIHVSDPVLAPLGLALARLTGRRWGLTAHGLDILYPRRIYQAVVLPCVRRADVVVAISQAAREACLAKGVAPARCRVIPIGVHAPEEPPDRYLARERLRLALALELRDRPVLLIVGRLVPRKGVAWFVCQVLPLLAQVQPDAICLVVGDGPERHTVRRIIREGKMHERVVLLGRVSDTILADLYAAATLFLMPNVPVPGDMEGFGIVALEAASRGLPVVASRLEGIPDAVVDGENGVLVPPLDAQAWVSAIHRLLSDGAARADLAARAREFTRSRYRWDTLAREYVRAFGLESERGQAQWDEAYLHVRRGEGRRLRRLRAFGFSPEWRILDYGCGDGINTRLLVGLGCRRVVSMDYSLRLLRAGRPPCPVAADGMRMPFADGAFDAVLVDGVLHHLDAQAALAEIARVLRPGGMLGVVEPAGSWARRALDALTFSPLGLLWSETRHRRTSLAEEWATYQAWLQVERALPDWVRAAGLEVRSVRRTALNVMLVAVRPGPAAQEDAR
- a CDS encoding glycosyltransferase family 2 protein — its product is MILAVAWWVLAALVAYTYVGYPALLGILARIRPKPLPRAEIQPTVSLIIAAHNEEMCIRDKLENSLALAYPRDKLEILVASDASTDRTNEIVAEFAERGVRLNAIPERRGKSYAQNRTVEMATGEVLVFSDANSMYEPDAVAKLVRNLADASVGYVSGELRYRKPRSAIGAGEGLYWRYETWIKRKESETGNIINGNGAIYAVPRRHFVPVPDHTGADLWLPLTQIRRGLRTVHEAEAVAYEETSLTAADEYGRKHRSTVRVLHVLTEHAGVLNPFRYGLTSLKLLSHRYLRYVVPYLIVALLVVNAFLLSSVFFRVTMGLQLAFYAAALVGAWLQKRGKRVLLFYVPYYFCVVNLAAVQGALRFLRGERVRVWEKAATTRIRTDKEGP
- a CDS encoding metallophosphoesterase, giving the protein MRVLTLSDEVVQSIHTPAVRERFGDVDIVIGCGDLPHEYLEYVVSVLNKPLFFVRGNHTCVVEYSETGERPLVHGGVNLHRRVVNYHGWLIAGVEGSVRYNRGMFQYTQMEMWGHVLRLVPALLRNRIRYGRYLDVFVTHAPPWGIHDQPDPAHRGIKAFRWFVRAFRPAVHFHGHSHVYRSDTITETQFHATRVINTYPYRETELGHPTTRPALPQFAGGRQKRGTR
- a CDS encoding glycosyltransferase family 39 protein; its protein translation is MRHRRWETWLLAILVVLVAGLALYAYGARAFTRISSPDAMRYASVARAYLRGEGFAWNQYLPYELATEGYNPAKRYPHFLHPLVIAGAMRLFGESDRAVALASALPTVLAALLVFALGRRWFDLRVGFVAALAFALNADTLYYGLSGLTEPLFTVVLLACVFCYARGLGLPGRAGMAWMAAAGAVLGLGQAVRPVGVLYALPFALVALIAKGPRWQRAGAFVLGFALLFALTTWVGAGRFLPVGDPSFGLLTGVGEFKEKYDFHRMLALPADPWAYVFAHWGDFWGKVLSSAHHYVKDILLVLGSGSAVIGALFVASLLVRYRDDALNKMRLLLLLLMAAQLGVNLLLWPTDRYFFPFLPLVVLFAGDYLWRIMDTLRMPSQKERTQGL
- a CDS encoding glycosyltransferase family 2 protein, which translates into the protein MISVVIPAYNEEQAIGDDLRAVQAAMDSTGLEYEIIVVDDGSTDRTAEIARGFPNVRLISHLRNRGTGAARTTGVKAARGDIIVMTDADGTYPNHDMPRLLAALEGYDMVIGARKKEAGTMRWLRTPAKTFIRLLASYLTATRIPDLNSGFRAFRKAPVMRFLNVLPATHSWVSTITIAFLTNGYTVNFIPIDYYPRKGRSTFHPLRDTYNYLTLVVRAIVYFNPLKVFLPISLFLLLFGGAKVIYDIITYNWHFAPSTVTLILTGVQVGALGMLADLIVKRLNGPQGGAGE